The Myxococcus virescens genome segment AATACTCCGTCTTCGAGTGTGTCCTGGAACCCAAGGACTGGGTCGTCCTTCGCGCCCGCCTGCTTGGCGCGTTCGATTCGGAATGCGACAGCCTGCGCTTCTACTTCCTGTCGGAAGACGATGCCCGAAAGACGGAGCATCATGGCGCCAGGGCACCCTTGGACGTCGAGGGGCCGCTGGTCCTGTAGGCCTCCGCGAACCCGTCCCGGTGTACGCTCCGCCGA includes the following:
- the cas2 gene encoding CRISPR-associated endonuclease Cas2: MRRLTVLICYDVRVSDPQGPRRLRKIARACRDHGVRVQYSVFECVLEPKDWVVLRARLLGAFDSECDSLRFYFLSEDDARKTEHHGARAPLDVEGPLVL